The Nocardioides sp. S-1144 genome includes a region encoding these proteins:
- a CDS encoding FHA domain-containing protein, with translation MQASYTPGDGLVVGAGRRWLLLDAVPDAATTERLWDLLTAPRVASATVLDVVATACGPGTALVLLDLTPGAETSATRGSGRHTAVDGVHTLTLGPADAGARAGAPADAGPPARRLVGGVVAAAAVVLAPDPAGPPAAAPASVAEPVAGSVTGSVDGLIDGIPPEILAPRPGPPAPSPPPPALGAVDTDEPPAVPDRRRDEPGGHTVRRGASAPAPPPPARPGAVDSDHDGHTTYRPEDVGRAPTPPAGHLQQSTADTVLAVHCPAGHVTAAYRPRCRVCDAPVGPQEPQRMPRPRLGVLHLPDGERVPLDRGVVVGRAPTPVPGGPQWPHLVRLPAGETLVSRSHLSVALDGWLVLATDLGSRGGTTLRVPGRAPQRVRGHETYVWEPGQVLDLADSYEIVYEVTG, from the coding sequence GTGCAGGCGTCCTACACCCCCGGCGACGGACTCGTCGTCGGCGCGGGGCGCCGGTGGCTGCTGCTGGACGCCGTCCCCGACGCCGCGACCACCGAGCGGCTGTGGGACCTGCTGACCGCTCCGCGCGTCGCGAGCGCCACCGTGCTCGACGTCGTCGCCACGGCCTGCGGTCCCGGGACCGCCCTGGTGCTCCTCGACCTGACCCCCGGCGCCGAGACGTCGGCGACCCGCGGCTCGGGACGGCACACCGCCGTCGACGGGGTCCACACCCTCACGCTCGGGCCGGCCGACGCCGGTGCTCGTGCCGGTGCTCCTGCCGACGCCGGGCCGCCCGCGCGCCGGCTGGTCGGCGGCGTGGTCGCGGCCGCCGCGGTCGTGCTCGCGCCGGACCCGGCGGGCCCGCCGGCCGCCGCTCCCGCGTCGGTCGCGGAGCCGGTCGCCGGGTCGGTCACCGGGTCGGTCGATGGGCTGATCGACGGCATCCCGCCGGAGATCCTCGCCCCGCGCCCGGGTCCGCCGGCCCCCTCGCCTCCCCCGCCCGCCCTCGGTGCGGTCGACACCGACGAGCCGCCCGCCGTGCCGGACCGGCGACGCGACGAGCCGGGGGGCCACACCGTGCGCCGCGGCGCCTCGGCCCCGGCGCCCCCTCCCCCGGCGCGACCCGGTGCGGTCGACAGCGACCACGACGGCCACACCACCTACCGGCCCGAGGACGTCGGCCGCGCACCGACGCCGCCCGCCGGCCACCTGCAGCAGTCCACGGCCGACACGGTGCTCGCCGTGCACTGCCCCGCGGGCCACGTGACCGCCGCCTACCGACCGCGGTGCCGGGTCTGCGACGCCCCGGTCGGCCCGCAGGAGCCGCAGCGGATGCCCCGCCCCCGCCTCGGCGTCCTGCACCTGCCCGACGGCGAGCGGGTGCCCCTCGACCGGGGCGTCGTCGTCGGCCGGGCGCCGACCCCGGTGCCGGGCGGCCCGCAGTGGCCGCACCTGGTGCGGCTGCCGGCCGGGGAGACCCTCGTGTCGCGCTCGCACCTGTCGGTGGCGCTCGACGGCTGGCTGGTGCTGGCCACCGACCTCGGGTCGCGCGGCGGCACGACGCTGCGGGTGCCCGGCCGGGCACCGCAGCGGGTCCGGGGCCACGAGACCTACGTGTGGGAGCCGGGTCAGGTGCTCGACCTGGCCGACAGCTACGAGATCGTCTACGAGGTCACGGGATGA